Proteins from a single region of Desulfolutivibrio sulfoxidireducens:
- a CDS encoding type II toxin-antitoxin system HicB family antitoxin, whose protein sequence is MIQYTAQYLKIPSGYMGRLVEWPEVVTEGQTLEECREQLRDALREMVLAYQELGRDIPPGNALMESLAVEPPHVRQTA, encoded by the coding sequence ATGATCCAGTACACGGCTCAATACCTGAAAATCCCTTCCGGTTACATGGGGAGGCTGGTGGAGTGGCCCGAGGTGGTCACCGAGGGCCAGACCCTTGAGGAATGCCGCGAGCAACTCCGCGACGCCTTGCGGGAAATGGTTCTGGCCTACCAGGAACTGGGCAGGGACATCCCCCCCGGCAACGCCCTCATGGAATCCCTCGCCGTGGAACCTCCCCATGTCCGTCAAACGGCGTGA
- a CDS encoding radical SAM protein produces MRLTGSVIRPPSEADSILLQVTLGCSHNKCAFCGAYIDKPFRVVPEAAVDEALAFARDYGHQSRRVFLCDGDAMVLSTNRLTRLLTRIRERLPFVSRISAYANARSLGPKSVEELAALRGLGLHTLYMGLETGDQETLSAMNKADTVADIVAAGQKVRRAGLRLSVTVLLGLAGTRRWRIHAERTGAALSEMDPAQAAALTLMLVPGTPLHADWKAGRFDLPHARGMLSELSTMLAHTHLSRGLFLANHASNFLPLALRLPRDKDHALSLIEAALSGRIPLRPDHVRAL; encoded by the coding sequence ATGCGCCTGACCGGTTCCGTCATACGGCCCCCCAGCGAGGCCGACAGCATCCTCCTCCAGGTCACCCTGGGCTGTTCCCACAACAAATGCGCCTTTTGCGGGGCCTATATCGACAAGCCCTTCCGGGTGGTGCCCGAGGCCGCAGTGGACGAGGCGCTGGCCTTTGCCCGGGACTACGGCCACCAAAGCCGCCGGGTATTTTTGTGCGACGGCGACGCCATGGTCCTGTCCACGAACCGTCTGACGCGCCTTTTGACCCGCATCCGGGAACGGCTGCCCTTCGTGTCCCGGATCAGCGCCTACGCCAACGCCAGAAGCCTGGGTCCCAAATCCGTGGAGGAGCTTGCGGCCCTGCGCGGCCTTGGCCTGCACACCCTGTACATGGGCCTGGAGACCGGCGACCAGGAAACCCTTTCGGCCATGAACAAGGCGGATACCGTGGCCGACATCGTGGCCGCCGGGCAAAAGGTCCGCCGGGCCGGTCTGCGGCTGTCGGTGACCGTGCTTCTCGGGCTGGCCGGGACGCGTCGCTGGCGCATCCACGCCGAGCGCACCGGCGCGGCCCTGTCCGAGATGGACCCGGCCCAGGCCGCGGCCCTGACGCTTATGCTCGTGCCCGGCACCCCACTGCACGCCGACTGGAAGGCCGGCCGTTTTGACCTGCCCCACGCCCGGGGCATGCTCTCCGAGCTTTCGACCATGCTTGCCCACACCCACCTTTCCCGGGGCCTTTTTCTGGCCAACCACGCCTCCAATTTCCTGCCTCTGGCGTTGCGCCTGCCCCGGGACAAGGACCACGCCCTTTCGCTCATCGAGGCCGCCCTGTCCGGGCGCATCCCCCTGCGACCGGACCATGTCCGGGCATTGTAA
- the hisS gene encoding histidine--tRNA ligase, with amino-acid sequence MEKIQKIKGFADIFAPESGVFTRIERTAADVFSRYGYHEARIPLLERTELFARSIGEETDVVQKEMYTFPDRKGRSLTLRPEATAGLLRAYVDQKLYACEGVSRLYAHGPMFRYERPQKGRMRQFHQVDVEALGSPDPALDAEMLLMLDHFLTDLGITDTVTQLNSLGCRVCRPVYLDALRDFLRGMHKEKLCEDCLRRKLTNPLRVLDCKVPGCRELTEDAPRITDFLCPDCAAHFATVTGLLAAAGMPYEPAPRLVRGLDYYVRTTFEIVSGDIGAQSSIAGGGRYDGLVAQLGGPDTPGIGFACGMERLALLVSADQDQKPDFDVAVLDPAATTRALLLARDLRRLGLSGEMPYRPTSAKSALRHAGRLGARFCLILGEAELAGNTVQVKDLADGIQTAVAQDQLAGFLSARLRAS; translated from the coding sequence ATGGAAAAAATTCAGAAAATCAAAGGCTTCGCGGATATCTTCGCGCCGGAAAGCGGGGTCTTCACCCGCATCGAGCGCACCGCCGCGGACGTGTTTTCCCGTTACGGCTACCACGAGGCCCGCATCCCCCTGCTCGAACGCACCGAACTCTTTGCCCGGTCCATCGGCGAGGAGACCGACGTGGTGCAAAAGGAAATGTACACCTTCCCCGACCGCAAGGGCCGTTCCCTGACGCTACGGCCCGAGGCCACGGCCGGACTTCTGCGGGCCTATGTGGACCAGAAGCTGTACGCCTGCGAGGGCGTCAGCCGGCTTTACGCCCACGGCCCCATGTTCCGCTACGAGCGCCCCCAGAAAGGCCGCATGCGCCAGTTCCACCAGGTGGACGTGGAGGCCCTGGGCTCCCCGGACCCGGCCCTGGACGCCGAGATGCTCCTTATGCTCGACCACTTTCTGACCGATCTCGGCATCACCGACACCGTCACCCAGCTCAATTCCCTGGGCTGCCGGGTCTGCCGGCCGGTCTACCTCGACGCCCTGCGCGATTTTTTGCGCGGCATGCACAAGGAAAAGCTGTGCGAGGACTGCCTGCGCCGCAAGCTGACCAATCCCCTGCGCGTGCTGGACTGCAAGGTCCCGGGCTGCCGCGAGCTGACCGAGGACGCGCCCCGGATCACGGATTTTCTGTGCCCGGACTGCGCGGCCCACTTCGCCACGGTCACGGGCCTTTTGGCCGCCGCCGGCATGCCCTATGAACCGGCCCCCCGCCTGGTGCGCGGCCTGGACTACTACGTGCGCACCACCTTCGAGATCGTCTCCGGGGACATCGGAGCCCAGTCCTCCATCGCCGGCGGCGGCCGCTACGACGGCCTGGTGGCCCAGCTCGGCGGCCCGGACACGCCCGGCATCGGGTTCGCCTGCGGCATGGAGCGCCTGGCCCTGCTGGTCTCCGCCGACCAGGACCAAAAGCCCGACTTCGACGTGGCCGTGCTCGACCCGGCAGCCACCACGCGCGCCCTGCTCCTGGCCCGGGACCTGCGCCGCCTGGGGCTTTCCGGCGAGATGCCCTACCGACCGACCAGCGCCAAGAGCGCCCTGCGCCACGCCGGACGCCTGGGGGCGCGCTTCTGCCTGATCCTTGGCGAGGCGGAACTGGCCGGCAACACCGTCCAGGTCAAAGACCTCGCTGACGGCATCCAGACCGCCGTGGCCCAGGACCAACTGGCCGGCTTTCTCTCCGCAAGGCTTCGCGCCTCCTGA
- a CDS encoding aspartate carbamoyltransferase catalytic subunit, with the protein MSWPHKDLLDVSQLSRDDVTMVMKTATSFREINARPVKKVPTLKGRSVVLFFAEPSTRTKTSFDMAGKRLSADTFALTKSGSSLVKGESLKDTVLTLLAMNPDALVIRHSESGAAAFVAARVSCSVINAGDGRHAHPTQALLDAFTLLEKWGDLRDKTVCILGDIAHSRVARSNVVLLSMLGANVRLCGPRTLLPPAVESWGVEVFSDLRPAVAGADAVMCLRLQLERQQAGLLPDLREYAGRYCLSSKRLSGAAPHVKVLHPGPINRGIEISSELADAGESLILDQVASGVAVRMALLHLFITRKDRGEKE; encoded by the coding sequence ATGAGCTGGCCCCACAAGGATTTGTTAGACGTTTCACAGCTTTCCCGTGACGATGTGACCATGGTCATGAAGACCGCCACCTCGTTTCGGGAGATCAACGCCCGCCCGGTCAAGAAGGTGCCCACCCTCAAGGGCCGTAGCGTGGTCCTTTTTTTCGCGGAACCGAGCACCCGCACCAAGACCTCCTTCGACATGGCCGGCAAGCGCCTGTCCGCGGACACCTTTGCCCTGACCAAGTCCGGCAGCTCCCTGGTCAAGGGCGAGAGCCTCAAGGACACGGTGCTCACCCTTTTGGCCATGAATCCCGACGCCCTGGTCATCCGCCACTCGGAAAGCGGCGCGGCCGCCTTTGTGGCCGCCAGGGTGTCGTGTTCGGTGATAAACGCCGGCGACGGCCGCCACGCCCATCCCACCCAGGCCCTGCTCGACGCCTTCACCCTCTTGGAGAAGTGGGGCGATCTGCGGGACAAGACCGTGTGCATCCTGGGCGATATCGCCCACAGCCGGGTGGCCCGCTCCAACGTGGTCCTTTTGTCCATGCTGGGGGCCAACGTCCGGCTGTGCGGGCCGCGCACGCTTCTGCCTCCGGCGGTGGAAAGCTGGGGTGTGGAGGTCTTCTCCGACCTGCGTCCGGCCGTGGCCGGGGCCGACGCGGTCATGTGCCTGCGGCTGCAGCTCGAACGCCAGCAGGCCGGGCTTTTGCCCGACCTTCGCGAATACGCCGGGCGCTATTGCCTGTCCTCGAAACGGCTTTCCGGGGCCGCCCCACACGTCAAGGTGCTGCATCCCGGGCCCATCAACCGGGGCATCGAGATTTCCTCGGAACTGGCCGACGCCGGCGAAAGCCTCATCCTCGACCAGGTGGCCTCGGGCGTGGCCGTGCGCATGGCCCTTTTGCATCTCTTCATCACCCGCAAGGACCGGGGTGAGAAGGAGTAA
- a CDS encoding DUF116 domain-containing protein: protein MEASEPSRKRLFIGLITGTSLAVCAFLALLWVIPFVGLTNIHPAAPWVMGVALGAVILWVLWACLGLALSVAMGRSLLFSGRLRGVTAKVFLPLMTLFGRMLGISKERVRGSFIKVNNELVSADAGKYAPGQILVLLPHCLQNSHCTLRLTYDVNNCKRCGKCPVAGLLALAEHYGTHLAIATGGTIARRIVVQKRPRLILAVACERDLASGIQDTYPIPVYGVLNERPHGPCLDTTVSLCALEQALRYFLKDLPEGPPVADILPRLGKRSGRAGSGRSKRTEQPGQPEPSDPAAGSAADARPTPHSSEPPEGPAAS from the coding sequence ATGGAAGCAAGCGAACCCTCTCGCAAGCGCCTGTTCATCGGGCTCATAACCGGCACCAGCCTCGCGGTGTGCGCCTTCCTGGCCCTTTTGTGGGTCATTCCCTTCGTGGGCCTCACAAACATCCACCCGGCCGCGCCGTGGGTCATGGGCGTGGCCCTGGGGGCGGTGATCCTCTGGGTCCTGTGGGCCTGCCTGGGCCTGGCCCTAAGCGTGGCCATGGGGCGTTCGCTCCTTTTTTCGGGGAGGCTTCGCGGGGTCACGGCCAAGGTCTTTTTGCCGCTGATGACCCTTTTCGGCCGGATGCTCGGCATCTCCAAGGAGCGGGTCCGGGGCTCGTTCATCAAGGTCAACAACGAACTGGTCTCGGCCGACGCCGGAAAATACGCCCCGGGGCAAATATTGGTGCTTTTGCCCCACTGCCTGCAAAACAGCCATTGCACCCTGCGCCTGACCTACGACGTCAACAACTGCAAGCGGTGCGGGAAGTGTCCGGTGGCCGGCCTCCTGGCCCTGGCCGAGCACTATGGGACGCATCTGGCCATCGCCACCGGCGGCACCATCGCCCGGCGCATCGTGGTCCAGAAGCGACCAAGGCTGATTTTGGCCGTGGCCTGCGAGCGGGATCTGGCCAGCGGCATCCAGGACACCTATCCCATCCCGGTCTACGGGGTCTTAAACGAGCGTCCCCACGGCCCCTGCCTGGACACCACGGTCAGCCTTTGCGCCCTGGAACAGGCCCTGCGGTATTTCCTCAAAGACCTGCCCGAGGGACCTCCCGTGGCCGACATCCTGCCCCGGCTGGGGAAACGTTCCGGCCGGGCCGGCTCCGGGCGGTCAAAGCGGACGGAACAGCCCGGCCAGCCCGAGCCGTCCGACCCGGCGGCCGGAAGCGCGGCCGACGCCCGTCCCACCCCACATTCCTCGGAGCCCCCCGAGGGACCGGCCGCCTCATGA
- a CDS encoding class I SAM-dependent methyltransferase, whose protein sequence is MWDTDTARRYDAWFSTPGGAFALGREIRLLERMTAGWPRRGQRLLEIGCGTGIFLEVLHQAGFDVAGLDKSPAMLEAARTRMGALADLHLGDAEHLPFDDNEFDFAVLFTVLEFCPDPAQALREAARVARKGLIIGYLNRLSLHWLFTQGLPGRRSGSLLGRARWFLPWEMRHLAMENLGRRPYVCRCVLPGPLPTWRDAPLWRQLNAPILPLPIGAFCAARVDLLGDPARIPLHALKAKPGIG, encoded by the coding sequence ATGTGGGATACGGACACGGCACGACGCTACGACGCCTGGTTTTCGACCCCCGGCGGGGCCTTCGCCCTTGGCCGGGAGATACGCCTTTTGGAGCGCATGACCGCCGGCTGGCCGCGTCGAGGCCAACGCCTGCTGGAGATCGGCTGCGGCACGGGCATTTTTTTAGAGGTGCTGCACCAGGCCGGCTTCGACGTGGCGGGCCTGGACAAATCCCCGGCCATGCTGGAGGCCGCCCGGACGCGCATGGGGGCGCTGGCCGACCTGCACCTGGGGGATGCGGAGCATCTGCCCTTTGACGACAACGAATTCGACTTCGCGGTGCTGTTCACGGTCCTGGAGTTCTGCCCGGACCCGGCCCAGGCTTTGCGCGAGGCCGCCCGGGTGGCCCGCAAGGGCCTGATCATCGGCTATCTGAACCGCCTGTCCCTGCACTGGCTCTTCACCCAGGGCCTGCCCGGCCGGCGGTCCGGCTCCCTTTTGGGCCGGGCCAGATGGTTTCTTCCCTGGGAGATGCGCCATCTGGCCATGGAGAACCTCGGACGACGGCCCTACGTCTGCCGTTGCGTGCTGCCCGGCCCCCTGCCCACCTGGCGCGACGCCCCGCTTTGGCGGCAACTCAACGCGCCGATCCTGCCCCTGCCGATTGGGGCGTTTTGCGCCGCGCGGGTGGACCTTCTGGGCGACCCCGCGCGCATCCCCCTGCACGCGCTCAAGGCCAAGCCGGGCATCGGCTGA
- the def gene encoding peptide deformylase, translating into MTKKIITYPDPVLAKKATRIDDITSGVVALASDMAEAMYANQGIGLAANQVGELVRLVTVDLSGPEKREELLVLLNPEIVEREGETETEEGCLSVRNYRANVVRSEKVRVKGVDLSGRDVCLDAEGLLAVCLQHEIDHLDGTLFIDHVSRLKRALYDKRLKKWDRKAEDD; encoded by the coding sequence ATGACCAAAAAAATCATCACCTATCCGGATCCGGTCCTGGCGAAAAAGGCCACGAGAATTGACGACATCACCTCCGGGGTCGTGGCCTTGGCAAGCGACATGGCCGAGGCCATGTACGCCAATCAGGGCATCGGGTTGGCGGCCAACCAGGTGGGCGAGCTGGTGCGGCTGGTGACCGTGGACCTCTCGGGGCCGGAGAAGCGCGAGGAGCTTCTGGTTTTGCTCAACCCCGAGATCGTGGAGCGGGAGGGGGAGACGGAGACCGAGGAGGGCTGCCTCAGCGTACGGAATTACCGGGCCAATGTGGTCAGGTCCGAGAAGGTGCGGGTAAAGGGAGTCGATCTGTCGGGCAGGGACGTATGCCTTGACGCCGAGGGGCTTTTGGCCGTGTGTCTGCAGCACGAGATCGACCATCTGGACGGCACGCTGTTCATTGACCACGTCAGTCGTTTGAAGCGCGCCTTGTACGACAAGAGGTTGAAGAAATGGGACAGGAAGGCGGAGGACGACTAA
- the aspS gene encoding aspartate--tRNA ligase, whose amino-acid sequence MSESSPRETAPLDDLGGLRRTHSCGQLTREHIGQTVTLMGWAQYRRDHGGLIFIDLRDRAGLTQVVFSPDDAPTAHDKAHDLRVEYVLAITGLVRARPEGMVNPNMATGEIEVVVHDFKLLNTAATPPFPIEDRIDAAESLRLKHRYLDLRRPKLAANFLARHKAAMSVRRYLDGLGFLEVETPILTKSTPEGARDFLVPSRVNQGSFYALPQSPQLFKQMLMMSGFDRYYQIVRCFRDEDLRADRQPEFTQIDIEMSFVDEEQVMDMAEGMVMGIFRDASGIELPSPFPRMTYATAIAEYGLDKPDIRFDLKLTDVTHVVRDSGFRVFAKAELVKGLRVPGGGELTRKEIDDLTEFVKIYGAQGLAWIKIRPDEWQSPFAKFLSDAERDGLARELALEVGDIVFFQAGPADMVNTALGNLRLKLGERFNLIPEDTYAPVWITDFPLFEYDPEAKRHVARHHPFTSAAPGHLDLLAHSPEKALARAYDLVLNGYEIGGGSIRIHTPEAQRRMFAALGLDEAETAEKFGFFLRALDHGTPPHGGIAFGLDRIIMLLCGAKSIRDVIAFPKTQKAACLLTDAPNTVAPAQLRELGIKTRKKEE is encoded by the coding sequence ATGAGCGAATCCTCCCCGCGCGAAACCGCCCCGCTCGATGACCTCGGCGGCCTGCGGCGCACCCACTCCTGCGGCCAACTGACCCGGGAACACATCGGCCAGACCGTGACGCTCATGGGCTGGGCCCAATACCGCCGCGACCATGGCGGACTGATATTTATCGACCTGCGCGACCGGGCCGGCCTGACCCAGGTGGTCTTTTCCCCGGACGACGCCCCCACGGCCCACGACAAGGCCCACGACCTGCGCGTGGAATACGTCCTGGCCATAACCGGCCTGGTGCGCGCCCGGCCCGAGGGCATGGTCAATCCCAACATGGCCACAGGCGAGATCGAGGTGGTGGTCCACGATTTCAAGCTGTTGAATACCGCCGCCACCCCGCCGTTCCCCATCGAGGACCGCATCGACGCCGCCGAATCCCTGCGCCTGAAACACCGCTATCTGGACCTGCGCCGCCCCAAGCTCGCGGCCAACTTCCTGGCCCGGCACAAGGCGGCCATGAGCGTGCGCCGCTACCTGGACGGCCTGGGGTTCCTGGAGGTCGAAACCCCCATCCTGACCAAGAGCACCCCCGAGGGCGCCCGGGACTTCCTGGTCCCAAGCCGCGTCAACCAGGGCAGCTTCTACGCCCTGCCCCAGTCTCCCCAGCTCTTCAAGCAGATGCTCATGATGTCGGGGTTCGACCGCTACTACCAGATCGTGCGCTGCTTCCGCGACGAGGACCTGCGCGCCGACCGCCAGCCCGAATTCACCCAGATCGACATCGAGATGTCCTTCGTGGACGAGGAGCAGGTCATGGACATGGCCGAGGGCATGGTCATGGGCATCTTCCGCGACGCCTCCGGCATCGAACTACCCTCGCCCTTCCCGCGCATGACCTACGCCACGGCCATCGCCGAGTACGGCCTGGACAAGCCCGACATCCGCTTCGACTTAAAGCTTACGGACGTGACCCACGTGGTGCGCGACTCGGGCTTCCGGGTCTTTGCCAAGGCCGAGCTGGTCAAGGGCCTGCGCGTGCCCGGCGGCGGCGAACTCACCCGCAAGGAGATCGACGACCTCACGGAATTCGTCAAAATCTACGGGGCCCAGGGTCTGGCCTGGATCAAGATCAGGCCCGACGAATGGCAGTCTCCCTTCGCCAAGTTCCTCTCCGACGCCGAACGCGACGGTCTCGCCCGCGAACTCGCTCTCGAAGTGGGCGACATCGTCTTCTTCCAGGCCGGACCGGCGGACATGGTCAATACCGCCCTGGGGAACCTGCGCCTCAAACTCGGCGAGCGCTTCAACCTGATCCCCGAAGACACCTACGCGCCAGTGTGGATCACCGACTTTCCGCTTTTCGAATACGACCCCGAGGCCAAACGCCATGTGGCCCGGCACCACCCCTTCACCTCGGCCGCGCCCGGACACCTGGACCTTCTGGCCCACTCCCCGGAAAAGGCCCTGGCCCGGGCCTACGACCTGGTCCTTAACGGCTACGAGATCGGCGGCGGCTCCATCCGCATCCACACCCCAGAGGCCCAGCGCCGCATGTTCGCCGCCCTGGGCCTCGACGAGGCCGAAACCGCCGAAAAATTCGGCTTCTTCCTGCGCGCCCTGGACCACGGCACCCCGCCCCACGGCGGCATTGCCTTCGGCCTGGACCGCATTATCATGCTTCTGTGCGGGGCTAAATCCATCCGGGACGTCATCGCCTTCCCCAAGACCCAGAAGGCGGCCTGCCTGCTGACCGACGCCCCCAATACCGTGGCCCCGGCGCAATTGCGGGAGCTGGGCATCAAGACCCGCAAGAAGGAAGAGTAA
- the fmt gene encoding methionyl-tRNA formyltransferase, with product MGTPEFAAAVLRQVLDAGGCEVVAVYTQPDRPCGRGQACRPGPVKELAFTRGLEILQPADFRSPEEVARLAAFAPDVLLVAAYGMLLPQAVLDVPRLMPINVHASLLPRYRGAAPVQRAILNGDTVTGVTIMRMVRPLDAGPILSQRALAIGFADDAGAVLDQMADLGGKLLVETLTRLGAGAILEVPQDETRATYAAKIAKAEAEIRFDQPVMAVHNRIRAFSPKPGAFFFMRLGPDRPPVRVIASPGRPEGGPGEAVPGLAAPGTVLGLAGGGLRVACGDGVYLIPTLRPAGKKEMTAEAFACGYFRIRPDGEAPVCVPCELDGPAG from the coding sequence ATGGGCACGCCGGAATTCGCGGCGGCCGTGTTGCGCCAGGTCCTTGATGCGGGGGGCTGCGAGGTTGTCGCGGTCTATACCCAGCCGGACCGGCCGTGTGGCCGGGGGCAGGCCTGCCGCCCGGGGCCGGTCAAGGAACTGGCCTTTACGCGGGGCCTTGAGATTCTCCAGCCCGCGGATTTCAGGTCGCCGGAGGAAGTGGCGCGTCTGGCGGCGTTCGCGCCGGATGTGCTGCTGGTGGCGGCCTACGGCATGCTTCTGCCCCAGGCGGTGCTGGACGTGCCAAGGCTCATGCCCATAAACGTCCACGCCTCGCTTTTGCCCAGATACCGGGGGGCGGCGCCGGTGCAGCGGGCCATCTTAAACGGCGACACCGTGACCGGGGTGACCATCATGCGCATGGTCAGGCCCCTGGACGCCGGTCCGATCCTGTCCCAGCGGGCCCTGGCCATCGGCTTCGCCGACGATGCCGGGGCGGTCCTGGACCAGATGGCCGACCTTGGGGGCAAGCTCCTGGTCGAGACACTGACGCGCCTGGGCGCCGGGGCGATCCTGGAGGTTCCCCAGGACGAGACCCGGGCCACGTATGCGGCCAAGATCGCCAAGGCCGAGGCCGAGATCCGCTTCGACCAGCCGGTCATGGCCGTGCACAACCGGATCCGGGCCTTTTCGCCGAAACCCGGGGCCTTTTTTTTCATGCGCCTTGGCCCGGACAGGCCGCCCGTGCGGGTCATCGCCTCGCCGGGGCGTCCGGAGGGCGGGCCCGGGGAGGCGGTCCCGGGGCTGGCCGCGCCGGGGACGGTGCTGGGGCTGGCCGGGGGAGGCCTGCGCGTGGCCTGCGGGGACGGGGTGTACCTGATCCCCACATTGCGGCCGGCGGGAAAAAAGGAGATGACGGCTGAGGCCTTCGCCTGCGGCTACTTCCGCATCCGCCCGGACGGCGAGGCGCCGGTGTGCGTGCCCTGTGAACTGGACGGGCCGGCCGGATAA
- a CDS encoding RsmB/NOP family class I SAM-dependent RNA methyltransferase, which yields MTPPARGGKPRLPSQNAPAARTGHAAQIPPARAAALEALSRIFPGRGAAGRAMDLQAALDAVLAGRGMDPRDTALAAELVYGHARLRGRTEFLLSRFLKNPAGLPPPVFAALSLAAHEILHLDRIPAYASVDWAVCRIKALSGARLAGVANAVLRRLADEAARVSDIQCCHTPGVDRTTLLARYYSCPAWIVRMWRETYGDAATERFLAAQAAAPPLGLRVNARRPGARELFGRLAGLPGTILAAFPTLALAPGTDLASGGFDLADALARGLVSRQSAAAQRVLADLEPDGWPGPVYDACAGRGGKTAHLLETTDHAVWAADVHRGRLKALGRELARLGLPDIPVFAASGLSAPLGRKPGTILLDAPCSGLGVLARRPDAKWKRTPDDVAALIRLQDSLVRAAFDAVAPGGLVAYVTCTLSPGENQALVDRFLTETPGAGRTARLDPDPASPLGEFFFAAAIRKAG from the coding sequence ATGACCCCGCCGGCCCGGGGGGGCAAGCCCCGCCTGCCCAGCCAGAACGCCCCCGCCGCACGGACAGGCCATGCCGCCCAGATTCCGCCGGCCCGGGCCGCGGCCCTGGAGGCCCTGTCCCGGATATTTCCCGGGCGAGGCGCCGCCGGCAGGGCCATGGACCTCCAGGCCGCCCTGGACGCGGTGCTGGCCGGGCGGGGCATGGATCCCCGGGATACGGCCCTGGCGGCGGAGCTGGTCTACGGCCACGCCAGGCTTCGGGGCCGCACGGAATTTCTCCTCTCCCGCTTCCTCAAAAACCCGGCCGGGCTGCCGCCGCCGGTCTTCGCCGCCCTGTCCCTGGCCGCCCACGAGATTTTGCACCTGGACCGCATCCCGGCCTACGCTTCGGTGGACTGGGCCGTTTGCCGCATCAAGGCCCTGTCCGGGGCCAGGCTGGCCGGGGTGGCCAATGCGGTCCTGCGCCGGCTGGCCGACGAGGCCGCGCGGGTTTCGGACATCCAGTGTTGCCATACCCCGGGGGTGGATCGAACCACGCTTCTGGCCCGGTATTATTCCTGCCCGGCCTGGATCGTCAGGATGTGGCGCGAGACGTACGGCGACGCGGCCACCGAACGATTCCTGGCCGCCCAGGCCGCCGCGCCGCCCCTGGGACTGCGGGTGAACGCGCGTCGGCCCGGGGCCAGGGAACTGTTCGGGAGGCTTGCGGGACTGCCCGGGACGATTCTGGCCGCGTTTCCCACCCTGGCCTTGGCCCCGGGCACGGACCTCGCGTCAGGCGGCTTCGATCTGGCCGACGCCCTGGCCCGGGGACTCGTGTCCCGGCAGTCGGCGGCGGCCCAGCGGGTCCTGGCCGATCTGGAACCCGACGGCTGGCCCGGGCCGGTCTATGACGCCTGCGCCGGCCGCGGCGGCAAGACCGCGCACCTTCTGGAGACCACGGACCATGCCGTGTGGGCCGCCGACGTGCATCGGGGAAGGCTCAAGGCCCTTGGCCGCGAACTGGCCCGTCTTGGGCTGCCGGACATCCCGGTCTTTGCCGCCTCGGGGCTCTCCGCCCCCCTTGGGCGAAAACCCGGGACCATCCTCCTGGACGCGCCCTGCTCCGGCCTGGGGGTCCTGGCGCGCCGTCCCGACGCCAAGTGGAAGCGCACCCCGGACGACGTGGCCGCCCTGATCCGGCTCCAGGATTCGCTTGTACGGGCCGCATTCGACGCCGTGGCCCCGGGGGGGCTTGTGGCCTATGTGACCTGCACCCTGTCCCCCGGAGAAAACCAGGCCCTGGTGGACCGTTTCCTGACCGAAACGCCCGGAGCGGGCCGCACGGCCCGCCTCGATCCGGACCCGGCCTCGCCGCTTGGGGAGTTTTTTTTCGCCGCGGCCATCCGCAAGGCCGGATAG